Part of the Streptococcaceae bacterium ESL0687 genome is shown below.
TATTTGGGTGGGAGACATCATGCCTTACGGGAAGGACGGGAAGTTCTATATCTACCATCAACGAGATACAAGAAATCCAGGTCCCTTCGGTGAACCCTTTGGTTGGGCACTAGCTACAACAGAAAATTTTATTGAATATGAAGATTTTGGTGAGTCACTTTTAAGGGGATCAGATGATGAGCGGGATCAATTCATCTATGCAGGATCAGTTTTTGAAGCTGATGGTAAAATTCATGCCTTCTATACAGGTTACAATCGTGAATTTTTAAAGGAAGGGAAAACCTCACAGGTTCTTCTTCATGCTGAAAGTGATGATTTTGTTCATTGGACAAAATCAGAAAAAGCTTTAGAACTTGAACCACAAGAAGGCTACGATATTCGTAACTGGCGCGATCCATTTGTTGTTTGGGATGATGAAAAAGAAGAATATCTTCTAATTCTCGGGGCTCGTAAGGGACAAGACAAGCACCTGCAAACTGGTCGCCTGGTAAAATTTACCTCTAAGGATCTTAAGGACTGGAAATTTGGCGGCGACTTCTGGGCCCCAGGACTTTACACCATGTTTGAAATGCCTGAACTCTTTAAGATTGGCGACTGGTGGTATCTGGTCTACTCTGAATACTCTGATGGCAATAAGATTCTTTACCGGATGAGTCAAAGCTTAGAAGGCCCTTGGATTAAGCCAAAGGATGAAGCCTTTGATGGTCGTGCTTACTATGCAGGTCGTACAGCCTTTGACGGGAAACGCCGGGTTCTCTTTGGTTGGGTACCAACCAAGGATCAGGATGATGACATGAACAACTACCTATGGGGTGGAACCTTTGTTCCTCATGAAGTTTATCAAAGAGAGG
Proteins encoded:
- a CDS encoding family 43 glycosylhydrolase, whose translation is MKENSRVSNGHEIYYQPKDIWVGDIMPYGKDGKFYIYHQRDTRNPGPFGEPFGWALATTENFIEYEDFGESLLRGSDDERDQFIYAGSVFEADGKIHAFYTGYNREFLKEGKTSQVLLHAESDDFVHWTKSEKALELEPQEGYDIRNWRDPFVVWDDEKEEYLLILGARKGQDKHLQTGRLVKFTSKDLKDWKFGGDFWAPGLYTMFEMPELFKIGDWWYLVYSEYSDGNKILYRMSQSLEGPWIKPKDEAFDGRAYYAGRTAFDGKRRVLFGWVPTKDQDDDMNNYLWGGTFVPHEVYQREDFTLGVKPIDEVWEVFTDKKELENVEILTVDTREEVVLVEDSGKFFSLETTISFDENLSDFSLRFYKNLETDESYEFRFNLDESYLSFDKNPCYPWFQYMDKGLRRPLDLKAGNSYTIKVIVDDNIMTLYIDGVALNVRVYNQFGSAISLTATNGCLLARDINFSNRIVK